Proteins encoded by one window of Chanos chanos chromosome 7, fChaCha1.1, whole genome shotgun sequence:
- the LOC115816706 gene encoding uncharacterized protein LOC115816706 yields the protein MKLESPELLADPVSAEMMRECVENLGPYSQTLANAGRTIVNHVISNCTSATVRSWLQQERNNVLFLNYVRYMNVQFKSYQAEMEKKLHYGLIHIVFVAHGKITGKPVPACCLLPLNSIDHVVLYSPWNCSIDAKAAAGIALGTITPDKRVFNPAENTPNPIPQGWNFIRQAGETLIPEIIVSPVTSNEPVWQIFSEIKNSGFWHENRLLIPYVVQEENSYLSPEIPLHLLLLALSCALPVSVKIRFHLAACLNRTEDVTDRQMLQQYAWTPDRTVMSANLDQTIQNPRLFEAFQSMFGVAG from the exons atgaagCTGGAATCACCGGA ATTGCTTGCAGATCCAGTTTCAGctgagatgatgagagagtgtgtggagaacCTTGGCCCATACAGCCAAACCCTGGCCAACGCGGGACGAACAATCGTGAACCACGTGATCAGCAACTGCACCAGTGCGACTGTGAGGTCCTGGCTTCAGCAAGAGAGAAACAATGTACTGTTTCTCAACTACGTGCGGTACATGAATGTGCAGTTTAAGAGCTACCAGGCCGAGATGGAAAAGAAGCTTCATTATGGACTGATCCACATTGTGTTTGTGGCTCATGGGAAGATCACTGGGAAACCAGTGCCTGCCTGTTGCCTCTTACCGCTGAACTCCATTGACCATGTCGTCCTCTACTCTCCGTGGAACTGCTCCATCGATGCTAAAGCTGCAGCTGGCATTGCACTGGGGACCATTACCCCTGACAAGAGGGTTTTTAATCCCGCTGAAAACACTCCAAACCCCATACCACAGGGCTGGAATTTCATACGTCAAGCTGGAGAAACTCTGATTCCAGAAATCATCGTGTCTCCAGTGACAAGCAATGAACCTGTGTGGCAGATATTCAGTGAGATTAAAAATTCAGGCTTTTGGCACGAAAACCGCCTCCTTATCCCGTACGTTGTCCAAGAGGAGAACTCGTACTTATCACCAGAAATCCCactccacctccttctcctcgCCCTGTCTTGTGCTCTTCCAGTCTCGGTGAAGATCAGGTTCCACTTGGCTGCATGTCTGAATCGCACGGAAGATGTAACAGACCGGCAGATGCTGCAGCAGTATGCCTGGACACCTGACCGCACCGTCATGTCCGCAAATTTAGACCAAACCATCCAAAACCCAAGGCTATTCGAAGCGTTTCAGTCCATGTTTGGTGTCGCTGGCTGA